From the genome of Thermogutta terrifontis, one region includes:
- the hflX gene encoding GTPase HflX, with protein MKRRNGTTIRLNREPEKAVLVGVILPTTTIEDPPLAELAGLADAAGVNVVGQVTQRRLAPDAATFIGRGKLEDVKKLVRSLRADLVIFDNDLSPAQGRNIEREVGARVLDRTQLILDIFARRAQTYEAQLAVELAQLEYTLPRLKRMWTHLERQTKGGVGLRGPGEKQLEMDRRLIAHRIHELRSELEVIHRRRQREVIARKQFKTVSLVGYTNAGKSTLMNSLTHADVYVEDALFATLDTRTRRWQLPGWGPVLLSDTVGFIRDLPHHLIASFKATLEEARQADLLLHVADGSNPAVLQQISAAYRVLEEIGIEGKDTILVINKIDRIADRRRVDALLDRYPQALPISAQTGEGLAQLTQMVSELLARKFIEVDVETTVDNARVAVFVKTHGEVFSQRYHHENRLTIRCRLPEEYLPRIERLGASVRRTRHNGSGQEQNPAPEIEQSRIELEPTGVIPGEDHT; from the coding sequence GTGAAACGCCGGAACGGCACGACGATTCGGTTGAATCGCGAACCTGAAAAAGCGGTACTGGTTGGGGTCATTCTCCCCACGACAACAATTGAAGATCCTCCCCTTGCCGAACTGGCAGGATTGGCGGACGCGGCGGGTGTCAATGTGGTTGGGCAGGTCACGCAGCGCCGGTTGGCACCCGATGCCGCCACGTTTATTGGCCGTGGAAAACTCGAAGATGTGAAAAAACTTGTCCGCAGCCTTCGCGCCGACCTGGTTATTTTCGACAACGATCTGTCGCCTGCACAAGGCCGCAATATCGAAAGGGAAGTCGGCGCCCGGGTTCTCGATCGGACGCAACTGATTCTCGACATTTTTGCCCGTCGTGCCCAAACATACGAAGCCCAGCTCGCCGTCGAGCTGGCACAGCTTGAGTACACATTACCCCGGCTCAAGCGGATGTGGACTCACCTGGAACGGCAGACCAAGGGTGGCGTGGGGCTCCGCGGACCAGGTGAAAAGCAACTGGAAATGGACCGCCGTCTCATCGCCCATCGGATCCATGAACTCCGCAGCGAACTGGAGGTCATTCACCGAAGGCGGCAGCGCGAGGTGATCGCGCGCAAACAGTTCAAAACCGTGTCTTTAGTGGGGTACACAAACGCGGGTAAAAGCACTCTCATGAACTCACTCACTCATGCTGACGTGTATGTGGAAGACGCATTGTTTGCCACCCTCGATACCCGTACCCGCCGCTGGCAACTTCCGGGATGGGGCCCCGTTTTGCTCAGCGACACAGTCGGCTTCATTCGCGATCTGCCCCACCATCTCATCGCGAGCTTTAAAGCCACGCTCGAAGAAGCGAGACAGGCGGACCTGCTGCTCCATGTCGCCGACGGAAGTAATCCTGCGGTGCTTCAGCAAATCAGCGCTGCTTACCGCGTCCTTGAGGAAATCGGGATTGAAGGCAAAGACACCATCCTGGTCATCAACAAGATCGACCGAATTGCGGATCGCCGCCGCGTGGATGCATTGCTCGATCGCTATCCGCAGGCCCTTCCCATCAGCGCTCAGACGGGAGAAGGTCTCGCGCAGCTAACACAAATGGTGTCTGAGCTTCTGGCCCGCAAGTTCATCGAGGTCGATGTGGAAACGACGGTCGATAACGCCCGCGTGGCAGTTTTTGTAAAAACCCACGGCGAAGTGTTCTCGCAGCGGTACCATCATGAGAATCGCCTCACCATCCGCTGCCGTTTGCCGGAGGAGTATCTTCCTCGAATTGAGCGGCTTGGGGCGTCTGTACGCCGGACGCGGCATAACGGATCGGGCCAGGAGCAAAATCCGGCTCCTGAAATCGAGCAATCCCGGATCGAACTTGAACCGACGGGTGTGATCCCGGGGGAAGATCACACATAA
- a CDS encoding SDR family NAD(P)-dependent oxidoreductase, with protein sequence MARRDLQNVRAFITGTSSGIGRALVEALVPYQPRIVAVARRAERLAELAEKVRSIGAEVFPFACDLSDPLVRREAVNFAARKLGAIDLLVNNAGTGALGRFEDTPPEILRQVMELNFFAPVEITYYALPLLKKGQRPIVVNVSSILGHRGIPWRAYYCASKFALHGFSESIRAELSRHGIDVLVVSPGRTRTELFDGPLEKGKEPAWPEPAPVSPEYVARRMVRAIIKGKAEIIPHPWGKGMVLLSRLAPRLMDWILKRYA encoded by the coding sequence ATGGCCAGACGCGATCTGCAAAACGTGCGGGCTTTCATTACAGGGACGTCGAGTGGTATCGGCCGGGCATTGGTGGAGGCTCTCGTGCCCTACCAGCCGCGGATTGTGGCGGTGGCCCGGCGGGCGGAACGGCTTGCCGAACTTGCGGAAAAAGTGCGCTCCATCGGTGCTGAAGTCTTCCCATTTGCCTGCGATCTGTCTGATCCTCTCGTTCGCCGAGAGGCGGTGAACTTCGCGGCCAGGAAGCTCGGCGCGATTGATTTACTGGTCAATAATGCCGGTACGGGTGCCCTCGGCCGTTTCGAGGATACACCTCCGGAAATCCTCCGCCAGGTTATGGAGCTCAATTTCTTCGCCCCCGTGGAAATCACCTATTATGCCCTACCGCTTCTCAAAAAGGGTCAGCGCCCGATCGTTGTCAATGTGAGCTCCATTCTGGGCCATCGAGGCATTCCCTGGAGGGCCTACTACTGTGCAAGCAAGTTCGCTCTCCACGGTTTCAGCGAATCAATCCGCGCAGAATTGTCGCGACACGGAATTGATGTGCTCGTAGTCAGTCCCGGCCGAACGCGCACGGAACTGTTCGACGGTCCCCTCGAAAAGGGTAAAGAACCGGCCTGGCCGGAACCGGCACCCGTGTCACCTGAGTATGTTGCGCGGCGCATGGTCCGGGCCATCATAAAAGGCAAGGCCGAAATCATCCCTCACCCGTGGGGAAAGGGAATGGTCCTATTAAGTAGATTGGCACCGCGCCTGATGGACTGGATCTTAAAACGGTACGCCTAA
- a CDS encoding tetratricopeptide repeat protein — protein MTRTGRNIGAWRVVTGLVIAGALTWCGCRSYPWSPESMTGSRQGPSSGLANQASRNAAPDQVSSPKQPKKNPQQDAEYAAQLAKARTLERAGKLDAAREIYERLIVWAPDRYEAYHRLAVVCDRQQRFLEAESLYAQAIRLNPKDPDLFNDLGYCYLLQGKLDKAERALLKAVGISPANERYRNNLGLVYGYQGRYQEALDQFRRGGSEADAWYNLAYVQWVRTEVDAARQSLEKALAINPGHELARETLVRLSTGQSFFPDDAIASRSWQPYQNAPETIAGSDVPTPSDDVKQAAFQASSGTLRLGLRDRPSTQTQLDVARSSWAQRVREQSHVLSPPDGESLY, from the coding sequence ATGACAAGGACCGGCCGGAATATCGGAGCATGGAGGGTCGTCACGGGCCTGGTGATTGCTGGCGCTCTTACGTGGTGCGGGTGTCGCTCCTATCCCTGGTCTCCGGAAAGCATGACAGGCAGCCGCCAGGGACCGAGTTCCGGTCTTGCCAACCAGGCCTCCCGAAACGCAGCGCCTGATCAGGTTTCGTCTCCCAAACAACCAAAAAAGAATCCTCAGCAGGACGCCGAATACGCAGCTCAGCTTGCAAAGGCCCGGACCCTAGAGCGTGCCGGAAAACTCGACGCCGCTCGGGAAATCTACGAACGCCTGATTGTCTGGGCTCCCGATCGGTACGAGGCATACCATCGTCTCGCCGTCGTCTGTGATCGGCAGCAAAGGTTTCTGGAAGCCGAATCACTCTATGCACAGGCTATTCGGCTCAATCCGAAAGACCCGGATCTGTTTAACGACCTGGGCTACTGCTACCTGTTGCAGGGCAAACTCGACAAGGCCGAACGGGCACTGCTCAAAGCGGTGGGGATCTCCCCTGCTAACGAGCGCTACCGCAACAATCTGGGGCTTGTTTACGGCTATCAGGGCCGCTATCAGGAAGCTCTAGACCAGTTCCGCCGGGGCGGGAGCGAGGCTGATGCATGGTACAATCTGGCCTATGTCCAGTGGGTCCGGACTGAGGTAGACGCAGCACGACAATCACTGGAGAAAGCGCTCGCCATCAATCCAGGTCATGAGCTGGCCAGGGAAACCCTTGTGCGACTCTCTACAGGTCAATCGTTCTTCCCAGATGATGCAATCGCCAGTCGTTCCTGGCAACCGTACCAGAACGCACCTGAGACGATTGCCGGTTCAGACGTGCCGACGCCGAGCGACGATGTCAAACAGGCTGCCTTTCAGGCGTCTTCGGGCACACTTCGACTTGGTCTCAGGGATCGCCCGAGCACCCAGACCCAGCTCGACGTCGCGCGCTCATCCTGGGCGCAACGCGTTCGGGAACAATCACACGTTTTATCCCCGCCGGACGGTGAGAGCCTTTATTGA
- a CDS encoding SGNH/GDSL hydrolase family protein — protein sequence MIRKALFFLALIGCWGTLTVAEEAGKPKDPVLERIDFIYSEMTPLQWTPPADRWRHLNRTIDILRRGGTLRVVMLGDSIVNDTSRSAWEKLVERHYPGARIEKITSVRGSTGCWYYKDPAQLQEYVLKYHPDLLMIGGISHREDVESVREVIRWVRAELEPDPDILLMTPCFGHKDPRVDPEWTFEVPSDGDSFRTRLKRLAEEEKTGFLDMTGPWGQYIRTCGEDIHWFKRDIVHANARGEAILGRILEKFFAPSPIQ from the coding sequence ATGATCCGAAAAGCATTGTTCTTTTTGGCTTTGATCGGCTGCTGGGGTACGCTCACGGTAGCAGAGGAGGCGGGAAAGCCCAAGGATCCGGTGCTCGAGCGCATCGATTTCATTTATAGCGAGATGACTCCATTGCAGTGGACGCCTCCGGCCGACCGTTGGCGGCACTTGAATCGAACGATCGACATTCTGCGACGTGGCGGCACCCTCCGGGTGGTCATGCTCGGGGACAGCATCGTCAACGATACAAGTCGTTCTGCATGGGAAAAGCTTGTCGAGCGCCACTATCCAGGCGCTCGTATTGAAAAGATCACGTCCGTCCGCGGCAGCACAGGATGCTGGTACTACAAAGACCCTGCCCAGCTTCAAGAATACGTTCTCAAGTATCACCCCGATCTGCTCATGATCGGGGGGATCAGCCATCGCGAGGATGTCGAATCGGTGCGAGAAGTCATTCGCTGGGTTCGAGCTGAGTTGGAGCCCGACCCTGATATTCTTCTTATGACGCCCTGTTTCGGACACAAGGACCCGCGTGTGGATCCCGAGTGGACTTTCGAGGTTCCTTCAGACGGTGACAGTTTTCGCACACGCTTGAAAAGACTTGCTGAGGAAGAAAAGACGGGTTTTCTGGACATGACGGGACCGTGGGGGCAGTACATCCGAACGTGCGGCGAAGATATCCACTGGTTTAAGCGGGATATCGTTCATGCGAATGCGAGGGGCGAGGCGATCCTCGGTAGAATTCTCGAGAAATTCTTTGCTCCCTCGCCTATTCAATAA